A genome region from Defluviimonas aquaemixtae includes the following:
- a CDS encoding sarcosine oxidase subunit delta, with product MIINHPLLGPRDAAEFVYKGDASLIDRPDGMADGVEEAFHDYAYLRDNPAGEHQELWYHEQGDRSWLVVTRDTLTHEITKVELARDVARARGRSR from the coding sequence ATGATCATAAACCACCCCCTTCTCGGCCCGCGTGACGCGGCGGAGTTCGTCTACAAGGGCGATGCGAGCCTCATCGACCGGCCTGACGGCATGGCCGACGGCGTCGAGGAGGCGTTTCACGACTATGCCTATCTGCGCGACAATCCGGCGGGCGAGCATCAGGAGCTCTGGTATCACGAACAGGGCGACCGCTCGTGGCTCGTCGTCACGCGCGACACGCTGACGCACGAGATTACCAAGGTGGAACTCGCCCGCGATGTGGCCCGCGCGCGGGGGCGGTCGAGATGA
- a CDS encoding sarcosine oxidase subunit alpha family protein: MSQTHRIGGGLIDRSQTLNFAWNGRKMQGHPGDTLASALLANGEHFVARSFKYHRPRGIFSAGSEEPNALVQLRKGAAQEPNTRATVAELFDGLDATSQNHRGPLKWDLLSFNDLMAPFFSAGFYYKTFMWPAAFWEKVYEPAIRASAGLGRLSMEPDPDVYDHGFLHCDLLVIGAGPAGLSAALAAGRASARVILADEDFRMGGRLNAETLEVAGMAGADWAAEAVAELQAMENVRLMTRTTVYGAYDHGIYGAVERRTDHLPRSDGKPRQVLWRIYSRRAVLTAGATERSIAFANNDRPGVMLAGAVRAYANRWGVAPGKRVAVFTNNDDGWRTATDLQARGVEVAAVIDSRDGAGHTLAGALVATGSAVADTSGRHGLNAITLTNGQRIEADCLAVAGGWSPNVHLTCHHRGRPVWREDIAAFTPGGELPPGMTVAGAAKGTLTLAAALVEGWAAAEAAVKDMGLTPAKAVTPKAEDEAADITPFWHVAGKKRAWVDLQNDVTSKDVKQSQREGFRSVELLKRYTTLGMATDQGKTANVLGLAILAEAAGKSIPETGTTIFRPPYTPVPIGTFAGRARGRDFRPYRLTPSHEWAKENGATFVETGMWLRAQWFARPGEKGWRDSVDREVEMTRRSVGICDVTTLGKIDIQGRDAAEFLNRVYANPFLKLPVGKVRYGLMLREDGFAYDDGTTARLSETHFVMTTTTANAVAVFRNLEFARQCLWPDLDVHLISTTDGWAQFAVAGPMSRALLQKVVDDLDLSNDAFPFMACAERTVFGGTPARLFRISFSGELAYEIAVPARYGDAMVRALMKVGEQFDAVPYGTEALGVMRIEKGHAAGNELNGQSTAAMLGLGGMVSKTKDSIGSKLSERDEMNREDDLRLVGFHPVDKAVLLNAGAHFLTKGDPEDMAHDQGWMTSVAFSPELGHSVGLGFLKRGKERMGEIVRAYDPVRGKDTLVEVVSPHHVDPEGDRQRA, from the coding sequence ATGAGCCAGACGCACCGGATCGGCGGCGGCCTCATCGACCGCAGCCAGACGCTGAACTTCGCCTGGAACGGCCGGAAGATGCAGGGCCATCCCGGCGACACGCTCGCCTCGGCGCTTCTGGCGAACGGCGAACACTTCGTCGCGCGTTCGTTCAAGTATCACCGCCCGCGCGGCATCTTCTCCGCCGGGTCGGAGGAGCCGAACGCGCTCGTCCAGCTGCGCAAGGGCGCGGCGCAGGAGCCGAACACCCGCGCCACCGTCGCCGAACTGTTCGACGGGCTCGACGCCACCAGCCAGAACCATCGCGGGCCGTTGAAATGGGACCTTCTGAGCTTCAACGACCTCATGGCGCCGTTCTTCTCAGCGGGATTCTACTACAAAACCTTCATGTGGCCCGCCGCGTTCTGGGAAAAGGTCTACGAACCGGCGATCCGCGCCTCGGCCGGTCTTGGGCGGCTCTCGATGGAGCCGGACCCGGACGTCTACGACCACGGCTTCCTGCATTGCGACCTTCTGGTGATCGGCGCGGGACCTGCGGGCCTCTCGGCGGCGCTCGCGGCGGGACGCGCCAGCGCGCGGGTGATCCTCGCGGACGAGGATTTCCGCATGGGCGGGCGGCTCAATGCCGAGACGCTCGAGGTCGCGGGCATGGCCGGGGCGGACTGGGCCGCCGAGGCCGTCGCCGAGCTTCAGGCGATGGAGAATGTGCGGCTTATGACCCGCACCACGGTCTACGGCGCTTATGACCACGGCATCTACGGCGCGGTGGAACGGAGGACGGACCACCTGCCCCGCTCGGACGGCAAGCCGCGCCAGGTGCTCTGGCGGATCTATTCCCGCCGCGCGGTGCTGACTGCGGGCGCCACCGAGCGGAGCATCGCGTTTGCCAACAACGACCGCCCCGGCGTGATGCTCGCGGGCGCGGTCCGGGCCTACGCCAACCGCTGGGGTGTGGCCCCCGGCAAACGCGTCGCGGTCTTCACCAACAACGACGACGGCTGGCGCACGGCTACGGACCTTCAGGCGAGGGGCGTCGAGGTCGCCGCCGTGATCGACTCCCGCGACGGCGCGGGCCACACGCTGGCCGGGGCGCTCGTCGCGACCGGCAGCGCCGTCGCCGACACGTCGGGCCGTCACGGCCTCAACGCCATCACGCTCACCAACGGTCAGCGGATCGAGGCCGACTGCCTCGCCGTCGCGGGCGGCTGGTCGCCGAACGTCCATCTCACCTGCCACCATCGCGGCCGACCGGTCTGGCGCGAGGACATCGCGGCCTTCACCCCCGGCGGCGAGCTGCCGCCCGGTATGACAGTCGCGGGCGCTGCGAAGGGCACGCTGACGCTCGCGGCCGCGCTGGTCGAGGGCTGGGCCGCCGCCGAGGCCGCCGTCAAGGACATGGGCCTCACGCCCGCCAAGGCCGTCACGCCGAAGGCGGAGGACGAGGCGGCCGACATCACCCCCTTCTGGCACGTCGCGGGCAAGAAACGCGCCTGGGTCGACCTCCAGAACGACGTGACCTCGAAGGACGTGAAGCAGTCTCAGCGCGAGGGCTTCCGCTCCGTCGAGCTTCTCAAGCGCTACACGACGCTCGGCATGGCGACCGATCAGGGCAAGACGGCCAACGTTCTCGGCCTCGCTATCCTCGCTGAGGCGGCGGGCAAATCGATCCCGGAGACCGGCACCACGATCTTCCGCCCGCCCTATACGCCCGTCCCGATCGGAACATTTGCCGGCCGCGCGCGAGGACGTGACTTCCGCCCCTACCGCCTCACGCCCAGCCACGAATGGGCGAAGGAGAACGGAGCGACCTTCGTCGAGACCGGCATGTGGCTCCGCGCCCAGTGGTTCGCCCGTCCCGGCGAAAAGGGCTGGCGCGACAGCGTCGACCGCGAGGTCGAGATGACCCGCCGGTCCGTGGGGATCTGCGACGTCACCACGCTCGGCAAGATCGACATTCAGGGCCGCGATGCCGCGGAGTTCCTGAACCGCGTTTACGCGAACCCGTTCCTCAAGCTCCCTGTCGGCAAGGTCCGCTATGGCCTGATGCTGCGCGAGGACGGGTTCGCGTACGATGACGGCACCACCGCGCGGCTCTCCGAGACGCATTTCGTCATGACGACGACCACGGCGAACGCGGTCGCGGTCTTCCGCAACCTCGAATTCGCGCGGCAGTGTCTCTGGCCCGATCTCGACGTGCACCTGATCTCGACGACCGACGGCTGGGCGCAGTTCGCGGTCGCCGGGCCGATGAGCCGGGCGCTCTTGCAGAAGGTGGTGGACGACCTCGACCTGTCGAACGACGCCTTCCCCTTCATGGCCTGCGCGGAGCGCACGGTCTTCGGCGGCACCCCGGCGCGGCTCTTCCGCATCTCGTTCTCGGGCGAACTGGCTTACGAGATTGCCGTTCCCGCCCGCTACGGCGACGCCATGGTCCGCGCGCTGATGAAGGTGGGAGAGCAGTTCGACGCGGTGCCTTACGGCACCGAGGCGCTCGGGGTGATGCGGATCGAGAAGGGCCATGCGGCGGGCAACGAGCTGAACGGCCAGAGCACGGCCGCGATGCTCGGCCTCGGCGGGATGGTGTCGAAGACGAAGGACTCGATCGGCTCGAAACTCTCGGAACGCGACGAGATGAACCGCGAGGACGATCTCAGGCTCGTGGGCTTCCACCCGGTCGACAAGGCGGTGCTTCTGAACGCAGGCGCGCATTTCCTGACGAAGGGCGATCCGGAGGACATGGCGCACGATCAGGGCTGGATGACCTCGGTCGCCTTTTCTCCTGAGCTCGGCCACTCCGTCGGCCTCGGTTTCCTCAAGCGCGGCAAGGAGCGGATGGGCGAGATCGTGCGCGCCTACGATCCGGTGCGCGGCAAGGACACGCTGGTCGAGGTCGTCTCGCCGCACCACGTCGACCCGGAAGGAGACCGCCAGCGTGCCTGA
- a CDS encoding sarcosine oxidase subunit gamma — translation MPEIVLTATPALAGTDLRFGENRIRSRDDLALVSVAVPLGAEDAVKDAFARAWSIDLPGSRDSTGSDEMRALRTTPDQMMVVFPHATPDAEPVVQAALGGAAYTTDQTDVWAVLELSGPGVRAALERLCPLDLSVAAFSEGAFARTVMEHMGALILRIGADRFLLMSARSSAGSFLHAVKTSFAYTTD, via the coding sequence GTGCCTGAGATCGTGCTGACTGCCACGCCCGCGCTCGCGGGCACCGACCTCCGCTTCGGCGAAAACCGCATCCGGTCGCGCGACGACCTCGCGCTCGTCTCGGTCGCGGTGCCGCTCGGCGCGGAGGACGCGGTGAAGGACGCCTTCGCCAGGGCCTGGAGCATCGACCTGCCCGGCTCGCGCGACAGCACGGGATCGGACGAGATGCGCGCCTTGCGCACCACGCCCGATCAGATGATGGTCGTCTTCCCCCATGCGACGCCCGACGCGGAGCCGGTCGTGCAGGCGGCCCTGGGCGGGGCGGCCTACACCACGGACCAGACCGATGTCTGGGCCGTGCTCGAACTGTCCGGACCGGGCGTTCGCGCGGCGCTCGAACGTCTCTGCCCGCTCGACCTCTCCGTCGCCGCCTTCTCCGAAGGCGCCTTCGCGCGGACCGTGATGGAGCACATGGGCGCGCTTATCCTCAGGATCGGCGCCGACCGGTTCCTGCTGATGTCGGCGCGTTCCTCGGCGGGTTCGTTCCTGCACGCGGTCAAGACCTCCTTCGCCTACACGACAGACTGA
- a CDS encoding TRAP transporter substrate-binding protein, which produces MRIQHLLAAAASVLALSSGAAFASCEDGETLVKFAHVTNSDKHPKGIAAQLFADRVNEEMNGKACVEVYPNSTLYDDDKVLEAMLLGDVQMAAPSLSKFETFTKKLRLFDLPFVFNDIASVDRYQASEDGQALLTSMTRKGLLGLAYWHSGMKQMSASKPLLLPEDAKGLKFRIQPSDVLQAQFEALGANPQKMAFSEVYGALQTGVVDGQENTWSNIYGQKFFEVQDGITETNHGVLDYMVVVSNDWWEGLPEDVRTGLKTIMDEVTAERNAAVTQVEEESKQAIIATGAEVRELTPEQRDAWVEAMKPVWEKFSGEIGQDVIDSAVTYNVMN; this is translated from the coding sequence ATGCGTATACAACATCTGCTTGCCGCAGCCGCCAGCGTTCTTGCGCTTTCGTCGGGCGCAGCTTTTGCGAGCTGCGAAGACGGGGAAACACTGGTGAAATTCGCCCACGTCACAAACTCGGACAAGCACCCCAAGGGCATCGCCGCCCAGCTCTTCGCGGACCGCGTCAACGAGGAGATGAACGGCAAGGCTTGCGTCGAGGTCTATCCGAACTCGACGCTTTACGACGACGACAAGGTGCTCGAGGCGATGCTTCTCGGCGACGTGCAGATGGCCGCGCCGTCCCTGTCGAAATTCGAGACCTTCACCAAGAAGCTGCGCCTCTTCGACCTGCCATTCGTCTTCAACGACATCGCGTCGGTCGACCGCTATCAGGCCTCCGAGGACGGCCAGGCGCTTCTGACCTCGATGACGCGCAAGGGACTTCTGGGCCTCGCCTACTGGCATTCCGGCATGAAGCAGATGTCGGCGAGCAAACCGCTGCTGCTGCCCGAGGATGCGAAGGGGCTGAAGTTCCGCATCCAGCCGTCGGACGTGCTTCAGGCGCAGTTCGAGGCGCTCGGCGCCAACCCGCAGAAGATGGCCTTCTCGGAAGTCTACGGCGCGCTTCAGACGGGCGTTGTGGACGGCCAGGAGAACACCTGGTCGAACATCTACGGCCAGAAGTTCTTCGAAGTGCAGGACGGCATCACCGAGACCAACCACGGCGTGCTCGACTATATGGTCGTCGTATCGAACGACTGGTGGGAAGGCCTGCCGGAAGACGTTCGCACCGGCCTGAAGACCATCATGGACGAAGTGACGGCCGAGCGGAACGCCGCCGTGACCCAAGTCGAGGAGGAATCCAAGCAGGCCATCATCGCGACCGGCGCTGAGGTGCGGGAGCTTACCCCCGAGCAGCGCGACGCCTGGGTCGAGGCGATGAAGCCCGTCTGGGAGAAGTTCTCGGGCGAGATCGGCCAAGACGTCATCGACAGCGCCGTGACTTATAACGTCATGAACTGA
- a CDS encoding TRAP transporter small permease, with product MHKTPKGPVGRFINSIEETLIALLLGLMTVITFANVIARYVLNTNLLWALEATVFLFAWLVLLGASYVVKISGHLGVDVVARMMSAPRRRVMTLVAAAICIVYALLLLIGSWTYWSPFIGQQAWYEVNDILMPDWLRFIEPIMNEGEPYEKLPRFIPYAALPIGMALLTFRFVQAAWRVWTGEGDLLIASHEAEDMVEEAAGAADREL from the coding sequence ATGCACAAGACGCCGAAAGGCCCGGTGGGGCGGTTCATCAACTCAATCGAGGAGACGCTTATCGCGTTGCTTCTCGGCCTCATGACAGTGATCACCTTCGCAAATGTGATCGCCCGCTATGTACTCAACACCAACCTGCTCTGGGCGCTTGAGGCGACGGTCTTCCTTTTCGCCTGGCTGGTGCTTCTGGGCGCGTCCTATGTCGTGAAGATCTCAGGCCACCTCGGCGTTGACGTGGTCGCGCGGATGATGTCGGCGCCCCGGCGACGGGTGATGACGCTCGTTGCGGCGGCGATCTGCATCGTCTACGCGCTGCTATTGCTTATCGGTTCCTGGACCTACTGGTCGCCGTTCATTGGCCAGCAGGCCTGGTACGAGGTGAACGACATTCTCATGCCCGACTGGCTGCGTTTCATAGAGCCGATCATGAACGAGGGCGAGCCCTACGAGAAGCTTCCCCGCTTCATCCCCTACGCCGCCCTGCCGATTGGCATGGCGCTCTTGACGTTTCGCTTCGTGCAGGCCGCCTGGCGGGTCTGGACCGGCGAGGGCGATCTGCTGATTGCCAGCCACGAGGCCGAGGACATGGTCGAGGAAGCCGCGGGCGCAGCGGATCGGGAGCTCTGA
- a CDS encoding TRAP transporter large permease, producing the protein MDIVFLFTMVIGFMLIGVPIAVSLGLSSIIFMLMLSDTSLASIAQQLFNAFAGHYTLLAIPFFILASSFMSTGGVAKRIIRFAIAVVGHFRGGLAMAAVFACMMFAALSGSSPATVVAIGSICIAGMRQVGYSKDFAAGVICNAGTLGILIPPSIVMVVYAASVDVSVGRMFLAGVVPGLLAGLMLMIGIYIAARVKGLPAQPWAGWGEVFASARDAGWGLFLIVIILGGIYGGVFTPTEAAAVAAVYAFLIANFVYRDMGPLHAPNSDHNISLLKRPWALLTALIHPDVKHVLFESGKVTIMLMFIIANALILKHVLTDEQIPQAITKALLDAGFGPVMFLIAVNVILLIGGQFMEPSGLIVIVAPLVFPIAIELGIDPIHLGIIMVVNMEIGMITPPVGLNLFVTSSVASMPMMDVVRAALPWLGILFLFLIIVTYVPFVSTWLPTTFMGPELIIR; encoded by the coding sequence ATGGATATCGTCTTCCTCTTCACCATGGTCATCGGCTTCATGCTGATCGGGGTTCCGATCGCGGTCAGCCTCGGCCTGTCGTCGATCATCTTCATGCTGATGCTTTCGGACACATCGCTCGCCTCGATCGCTCAGCAGCTCTTCAACGCCTTCGCGGGGCACTACACGCTTCTCGCGATCCCATTCTTCATTCTGGCTTCGTCCTTCATGTCGACGGGCGGCGTGGCCAAGCGGATCATCCGCTTCGCGATCGCGGTTGTCGGTCACTTTCGGGGCGGGCTCGCCATGGCGGCGGTTTTTGCCTGCATGATGTTCGCGGCTCTCTCCGGCTCGTCACCCGCGACGGTCGTCGCCATCGGCTCGATCTGTATCGCCGGGATGCGGCAGGTCGGCTATTCCAAGGACTTCGCGGCGGGCGTCATCTGCAACGCGGGCACGCTCGGCATCCTGATCCCGCCGTCGATCGTGATGGTCGTCTATGCAGCTTCGGTCGATGTCTCGGTCGGCCGGATGTTCCTTGCCGGCGTCGTGCCGGGACTGCTCGCCGGCCTGATGCTCATGATCGGCATCTACATCGCCGCGCGGGTGAAGGGCCTGCCGGCCCAGCCATGGGCAGGCTGGGGTGAGGTCTTCGCCTCTGCGCGTGATGCGGGCTGGGGGCTCTTCCTCATCGTCATCATCCTCGGCGGCATTTATGGCGGCGTGTTCACTCCGACCGAGGCGGCCGCGGTCGCGGCGGTCTATGCCTTCCTCATCGCGAATTTCGTCTATCGCGACATGGGGCCGCTTCACGCGCCGAATTCGGATCACAACATCTCGCTCCTGAAGCGTCCATGGGCGCTTCTGACTGCCCTCATCCACCCGGATGTGAAGCACGTGCTCTTCGAATCCGGCAAGGTCACGATCATGCTGATGTTCATCATCGCCAACGCGCTGATCCTCAAGCACGTGCTGACCGACGAGCAGATACCTCAGGCGATCACGAAGGCGCTTCTCGATGCCGGCTTCGGGCCGGTGATGTTCCTGATCGCGGTCAACGTGATCCTCTTGATCGGCGGTCAGTTCATGGAACCTTCGGGCCTCATCGTGATCGTCGCACCACTTGTCTTCCCGATCGCGATCGAGCTCGGCATCGACCCGATCCATCTCGGAATCATCATGGTCGTGAACATGGAGATCGGGATGATCACGCCGCCTGTGGGCCTTAACCTCTTTGTAACATCGAGCGTGGCCAGCATGCCGATGATGGACGTCGTGCGCGCGGCGCTGCCGTGGCTCGGCATCCTGTTCCTGTTCCTGATCATCGTGACTTACGTTCCGTTCGTCTCAACATGGCTGCCGACCACATTCATGGGTCCCGAACTGATCATCCGATGA
- a CDS encoding aldose epimerase family protein yields the protein MAEREVFGRMPDGRAVERAVIQGGGLTAKVLSFGAVVQDLRLDGHAPPLVLGFEALDHYLAHSPYFGATVGRSANRIAGAKFALDGAEHNLDRNNLGKHHLHGGSRGIGVRLWTFDEVSLDSATLSIRLEDGEMGYPGAMRIEVRFHLGPGGVLDIRMTAETDRATLCNLAHHSYFNLDGSPDILGHYLTVAADRYLPVDAELIPTGETATVTGTPFDFRSGALLRDAGLGIDHNFCLSSDRVALRDVAELSAGDVRMRVKTTEPGLQVYDAAALDVPVPGLGGRRMGPHAGIALEPQVWPDAIHHPDWPQPLLRPGSLYVQHTQFVFTRRPG from the coding sequence ATGGCGGAGCGCGAGGTTTTTGGACGCATGCCTGACGGACGTGCGGTCGAGCGTGCGGTGATCCAAGGTGGCGGGCTGACGGCGAAGGTTCTAAGTTTCGGAGCAGTGGTTCAGGACCTTCGGCTCGACGGACATGCGCCACCGCTGGTTCTGGGTTTCGAGGCGCTCGACCACTATCTCGCCCATTCGCCATATTTCGGCGCGACGGTCGGGCGGTCGGCCAACCGCATCGCTGGTGCGAAGTTCGCGCTTGACGGCGCGGAACACAACCTCGACCGCAACAACTTGGGAAAGCACCACCTGCATGGCGGAAGCCGTGGTATCGGTGTGCGGCTCTGGACCTTCGACGAGGTGTCGCTCGATAGCGCGACGCTCTCCATCCGGCTCGAGGATGGAGAGATGGGCTACCCCGGTGCGATGCGGATAGAAGTTCGATTCCATTTAGGGCCGGGCGGGGTTCTCGATATCCGAATGACGGCCGAGACCGACCGCGCAACGCTGTGCAATCTCGCCCATCACAGCTACTTCAATCTCGACGGGAGTCCGGACATCCTCGGCCACTACCTGACGGTCGCTGCCGATCGCTACCTTCCTGTCGATGCCGAACTGATCCCGACCGGCGAGACCGCAACAGTCACGGGCACGCCGTTCGATTTCCGCTCGGGCGCGTTGCTTCGCGACGCGGGCCTGGGAATCGACCACAACTTCTGCCTGTCATCCGACCGCGTCGCGCTACGGGACGTCGCGGAGCTGTCTGCCGGGGATGTCCGCATGCGTGTCAAGACAACCGAGCCGGGGCTTCAAGTCTATGACGCCGCGGCTCTCGACGTGCCAGTGCCCGGGCTCGGAGGGCGTAGGATGGGGCCGCATGCGGGGATCGCGCTGGAGCCGCAGGTCTGGCCTGACGCGATCCATCATCCGGACTGGCCGCAGCCGTTGCTGCGGCCCGGTTCTCTTTACGTTCAGCACACGCAGTTCGTCTTCACGAGGCGACCGGGGTGA
- a CDS encoding S8 family serine peptidase, translating into MTWHRAWLIAVCTLSATWAARAGAPDKPQATPLIQLVAESGGEGEPSPDPGPAPDPGPGPDPAPEPEPEPESEPEPEPEPEPEPVPEPEPEPEPEPEPEPEPEPEPEPEPEPNQPSTRVKDRDGRDDRAGSMVAPASRHERALPSGRPEFLIVGQAADVGRAEREIVDINGEILRRQSLGTLGIVVSAVDIGALMTPPILRARLARKGIVVKLDRNTLFAMAGPGRSYAQRMVGLPERATCRLGRPVRIGLIDGPADASNAALVDVPIVTRSVLDVDEDVAGTGHATGLVSLIAANPKTGPPAGIAPGAQIFLAVAFSRNGSSNEMRLDHLIAAVDWMIGQSVDVVNMSLAGPRNSVLAELMSMADARGLILVAAAGNDGRDRVAFPAADPHVISVTAVDARKRRFISANAGREIDFAAPGVDVLVAGPGGQSYRSGTSYAAAIATALVAHEVARGNHTREAIERSLAARAEDLGAPGRDDEYGWGLVRLGDC; encoded by the coding sequence ATGACATGGCACCGGGCGTGGCTGATCGCGGTCTGCACGCTGTCGGCGACATGGGCAGCCCGGGCAGGCGCGCCGGACAAGCCCCAAGCAACCCCTCTGATCCAACTCGTGGCCGAGAGCGGGGGCGAGGGGGAACCTTCACCCGATCCGGGCCCTGCGCCGGATCCTGGTCCGGGGCCCGACCCCGCGCCCGAACCGGAGCCCGAGCCGGAGTCCGAACCCGAACCGGAACCGGAACCCGAGCCCGAACCAGTGCCCGAACCCGAACCCGAACCGGAACCGGAACCGGAACCGGAACCCGAACCGGAGCCGGAACCCGAACCGGAGCCGGAACCTAACCAACCGAGCACGCGAGTGAAGGACCGCGACGGGCGGGATGATCGCGCGGGTTCCATGGTGGCGCCCGCGTCGCGGCACGAACGCGCGCTTCCGAGCGGGCGACCCGAATTCCTCATCGTCGGACAGGCGGCCGACGTCGGGCGCGCGGAGCGTGAGATCGTCGACATAAATGGTGAGATCCTGCGCCGGCAGAGCCTCGGCACGCTTGGCATCGTCGTCTCCGCCGTCGATATCGGAGCCCTCATGACTCCGCCGATCCTTCGTGCGCGGCTGGCTCGAAAAGGCATCGTCGTGAAGCTCGACCGCAACACGCTATTCGCCATGGCCGGGCCGGGCCGGAGCTACGCCCAACGCATGGTCGGGTTGCCCGAGCGCGCAACGTGCAGACTCGGCCGTCCGGTCAGAATCGGTCTGATCGACGGACCGGCGGATGCCTCGAATGCGGCCCTTGTTGATGTTCCGATCGTCACCCGGTCAGTACTTGACGTGGACGAGGACGTGGCCGGGACCGGACATGCGACAGGGCTTGTCTCGCTGATCGCGGCGAACCCGAAGACAGGGCCGCCGGCCGGGATCGCACCAGGCGCGCAGATTTTTCTCGCTGTGGCGTTTTCGCGGAATGGCAGCAGCAACGAGATGCGGCTCGATCACCTCATCGCGGCTGTCGACTGGATGATCGGCCAAAGTGTCGACGTCGTGAACATGTCGCTAGCCGGGCCGAGAAACTCCGTGCTGGCCGAACTCATGTCGATGGCGGATGCGCGGGGCCTGATCCTCGTGGCGGCCGCTGGCAACGACGGCCGCGACCGCGTCGCCTTCCCGGCAGCCGACCCCCATGTGATCTCCGTCACTGCGGTCGACGCCCGCAAGCGCCGCTTCATCTCAGCGAATGCGGGACGCGAGATCGATTTCGCCGCGCCTGGAGTCGATGTGCTCGTCGCCGGACCGGGCGGGCAGAGCTACCGTTCCGGTACGTCCTACGCCGCCGCCATCGCGACGGCGCTCGTCGCGCATGAAGTCGCCCGCGGAAACCACACGAGGGAGGCCATCGAACGGTCGCTCGCGGCGCGGGCCGAGGACCTCGGCGCGCCGGGGCGGGATGACGAATACGGCTGGGGCCTTGTCCGGCTTGGGGACTGCTAA
- a CDS encoding anti-sigma factor family protein, whose translation MTSKLDSKERVSELLPFYVNDTLDAEERAEVEALLSVDEALRREVELLNLIRGAVKEDEVDYTPGEFGLARLRREIDGRPAAPRRPRIGMVATSVAAAMFVFGSLIYLSMNDREPRFVQAGADASARVLVVAFRPSAQEQQISALLLGLDVTIIDGPSAIGLYRVAVPEAQDMGAIMAALSNMTDVVESVDATE comes from the coding sequence ATGACGAGTAAACTGGATAGTAAAGAAAGAGTTTCGGAGCTGTTGCCGTTCTACGTGAACGATACGCTCGACGCCGAGGAACGGGCCGAGGTCGAGGCGCTGTTGTCCGTGGATGAGGCTTTGCGTCGGGAGGTGGAGCTTTTGAACCTCATTCGCGGAGCGGTAAAGGAGGACGAAGTCGACTACACACCGGGCGAATTCGGGCTCGCGCGGCTCAGACGGGAGATCGATGGACGCCCGGCTGCGCCCCGCCGTCCCAGGATCGGCATGGTGGCGACATCGGTCGCCGCCGCGATGTTCGTCTTCGGCTCGCTGATCTACCTGTCGATGAACGACCGGGAGCCGCGTTTCGTACAGGCCGGGGCCGATGCGAGCGCCCGGGTCCTGGTTGTTGCATTCCGGCCGTCGGCGCAGGAGCAGCAGATATCGGCACTGCTATTAGGGCTCGACGTGACGATCATCGATGGCCCCTCCGCTATCGGACTGTATCGCGTCGCGGTGCCCGAGGCGCAGGATATGGGCGCGATCATGGCCGCCCTGTCGAACATGACCGACGTCGTCGAAAGCGTGGACGCCACGGAATGA
- a CDS encoding RNA polymerase sigma factor, whose product MQSDDLESLVAAIGRRDREAFERFYREMEGPLFRFVRLKLNDPFRSADIVHEVFLEVWRGAGAFQKRSSVRTWVFAIAYRKVVDAFRQQGRLTFEEEVPEQIDSRPDAEACLLAAQQSQAIRLCLDTLKAEHRLAIELTFYEDMSYRDISSVTGVPEGTVKSRVFHAKQLLMRCLSARLKAEMR is encoded by the coding sequence ATGCAATCGGACGACCTCGAAAGCCTCGTGGCGGCCATCGGCCGCCGGGACCGGGAGGCTTTTGAGCGCTTCTACCGGGAGATGGAGGGTCCGCTTTTCCGATTTGTCCGACTTAAATTGAACGATCCGTTCCGTTCGGCCGACATAGTCCATGAGGTCTTTCTGGAAGTCTGGCGCGGTGCCGGGGCGTTTCAGAAACGATCGAGCGTGCGTACCTGGGTTTTCGCGATCGCCTATCGAAAGGTCGTTGATGCCTTTAGACAGCAGGGAAGGCTGACATTTGAGGAGGAAGTGCCTGAACAGATCGACAGCCGGCCCGATGCCGAGGCGTGCCTGCTGGCCGCCCAGCAGTCGCAGGCCATTCGTCTGTGTCTCGACACGCTCAAGGCAGAGCACCGGCTCGCCATCGAACTCACGTTCTACGAGGACATGAGCTATCGTGACATCTCATCGGTGACGGGTGTGCCCGAAGGCACGGTGAAATCGCGGGTTTTCCATGCCAAGCAGCTTCTCATGCGATGCCTGTCGGCCCGATTGAAAGCGGAAATGCGCTAA